A genomic segment from Oryctolagus cuniculus chromosome 14, mOryCun1.1, whole genome shotgun sequence encodes:
- the ZNF131 gene encoding zinc finger protein 131 isoform X5: MKSHSTESFKCEICNKRYLRESAWKQHLNCYHLEEGGVSKKQRTGKKIHICQYCEKQFDHFGHFKEHLRKHTGEKPFECPNCHERFARNSTLKCHLTACQTGVGAKKGRKKLYECQVCNSVFNSWDQFKDHLVIHTGDKPNHCTLCDLWFMQGNELRRHLSDAHNISERLVTEEVLSVETRVQTEPVTSMTIIEQVGKVHVLPLLQVQVDSAQVTVEQVHPDLLQDGQVHDSHISELPEQVQVSYLEVGRIQTEEGTEVHVEELHVERVNQMPMEVQTELLEADLDHVAPEIMNQESEPSHPDTAEAARDHEDAESLETKTAVDSQAENTGNEDRTAMPVLE, translated from the exons ATGAAATCACACTCCACTGAGAGTTTCAAGTGTGAAATATGCAATAAAAGGTATCTTCGGGAGAGCGCATGGAAACAGCACCTAAATTGTTACCACCTTGAAGAAGGTGGAGTCAGTAAGAAGCAAAGAACTgggaaaaaaattcacatttgtcAGTACTGTGAGAAACAGTTTGACCACTTTGGACATTTTAAAGAGCATCTTCGAAAACATACAG GGGAAAAACCTTTTGAATGTCCAAATTGTCATGAACGATTTGCTAGAAATAGCACCCTCAAATGTCACCTCACTGCCTGCCAAACTGGAGTGGGGgcaaaaaagggaagaaagaagctTTATGAGTGCCAG GTCTGTAACAGTGTATTTAACAGCTGGGACCAGTTCAAAGATCATTTGGTAATACACACTGGAGATAAACCCAACCATTGTACTTTATGTGACTTGTGGTTCATGCAAGGAAATGAGTTAAGGAGACATCTCAGTGATGCTCACAATATTTCAGAGCGTCTAGTAACTGAAGAAGTCCTTTCCGTGGAAACACGCGTGCAAACTGAACCTGTGACATCAATGACTATTATAGAACAAGTTGGGAAGGTGCATGTGCTGCCATTGCTTCAGGTCCAGGTGGATTCAGCACAAGTGACTGTGGAACAAGTCCATCCAGATTTGCTCCAGGATGGCCAAGTGCACGATTCACATATCAGTGAGCTTCCGGAGCAGGTCCAAGTGAGTTATCTAGAAGTAGGCCGGATTCAGACTGAAGAAGGTACTGAAGTACACGTGGAGGAGCTGCATGTTGAACGGGTAAATCAGATGCCAATGGAAGTACAAACTGAACTTCTGGAAGCAGACTTGGATCACGTAGCCCCTGAAATCATGAACCAAGAGAGCGAGCCTAGCCACCCAGATACTGCCGAGGCTGCCAGGGATCACGAAGATGCTGAGAGTTTAGAGACCAAAACAGCAGTGGATTCCCAAGCCGAAAACACAGGGAATGAAGACAGAACAGCTATGCCAGTTTTAGAATGA